One part of the Mesorhizobium sp. M4B.F.Ca.ET.058.02.1.1 genome encodes these proteins:
- a CDS encoding DUF445 domain-containing protein yields MSQAAPAMNHVRFDTDADAKLAALRRTKLVAATALALCVLVFGLAKSLEGTYPWLGFVAAFAEAATIGGLADWYAVVALFRRPLGLPIPHTAIIPENQERIADNLGRFIEVNFLAPEPVREKLAEVDFSALVADWLADAERAAGLSRFVARLVPQTLAAVEQSGLRGFVTSRMLDEVEKVPLAPLAAELLSTLTDDRRHQKLFDEFTRVIGRFLNDEEALSAMREKIREELPSLFNLFRADAYLLKKIVASAGTLLEEVRTDPDHPMRAEFDRFAKTFIERLRTSKQYARRAEQLKRDFLARPEMKALAGDMWESLRQFIEQDARAENSLIRAHLANMFVEVGRHLASDARIRADMNQGFVVALSSFVESQKSGVSKFIADQVKRWDLGQLTRLIEMNIGKDLQYIRFNGMVIGGLAGIVLYTAERLFLVN; encoded by the coding sequence ATGTCACAAGCGGCCCCGGCCATGAACCATGTCCGATTCGACACCGACGCCGATGCCAAGCTTGCGGCGCTGCGGCGCACCAAGCTGGTGGCCGCCACGGCGCTGGCGCTTTGCGTTCTGGTCTTCGGGCTCGCCAAGTCGCTCGAGGGCACCTATCCGTGGCTCGGCTTCGTCGCTGCCTTCGCCGAGGCGGCAACCATCGGCGGCCTCGCCGACTGGTATGCGGTGGTGGCGCTGTTCAGGCGGCCGCTCGGCCTGCCGATCCCGCACACGGCCATCATCCCGGAGAACCAGGAGCGCATCGCCGACAATCTTGGCCGCTTCATCGAGGTCAATTTCCTGGCGCCGGAGCCGGTGCGCGAGAAGCTGGCCGAGGTCGACTTTTCCGCTTTGGTCGCCGACTGGCTGGCCGATGCCGAGCGCGCCGCCGGCCTGTCGCGCTTTGTCGCCCGCCTGGTGCCGCAGACGCTTGCCGCTGTCGAACAGTCCGGCCTGCGCGGCTTTGTCACCAGCCGCATGCTGGATGAGGTCGAGAAGGTGCCGCTGGCGCCGCTTGCCGCCGAGCTCCTGTCGACGCTCACCGACGATCGCCGTCACCAGAAACTGTTCGACGAATTCACCAGGGTGATCGGCCGCTTCCTCAACGACGAGGAGGCGCTCTCCGCCATGCGCGAGAAGATCCGCGAGGAATTGCCGTCGCTGTTCAACCTGTTTCGCGCCGATGCCTATCTGCTCAAGAAGATCGTAGCCTCAGCCGGCACGCTGCTCGAGGAGGTGAGGACCGATCCCGACCACCCGATGCGGGCCGAGTTCGACCGGTTTGCGAAGACTTTCATCGAGCGGCTGAGGACGTCGAAGCAATATGCCAGGCGGGCCGAGCAGCTGAAGCGCGATTTCCTGGCGCGGCCGGAAATGAAGGCGCTGGCCGGCGACATGTGGGAAAGCCTGCGGCAGTTCATAGAGCAGGACGCCAGGGCCGAGAATTCCCTGATCCGCGCCCACCTCGCCAACATGTTCGTCGAGGTCGGCCGCCATCTGGCCAGCGACGCGCGGATCAGGGCCGACATGAACCAGGGGTTCGTGGTGGCGCTGTCGTCCTTCGTAGAGAGCCAGAAGAGCGGCGTGTCGAAATTCATCGCCGACCAGGTCAAACGCTGGGATCTTGGCCAACTCACCCGGCTAATCGAGATGAACATCGGCAAGGACCTGCAATATATCCGCTTCAACGGCATGGTCATCGGCGGCCTTGCCGGCATCGTGCTTTACACGGCCGAGCGGTTGTTCCTCGTCAATTGA